A region from the Colwellia sp. PAMC 21821 genome encodes:
- the prfC gene encoding peptide chain release factor 3, translating to MSVQQQEVDLRRTFAIISHPDAGKTTITEKVLLFGQALQKAGTVKGKKSGQHAKSDWMEMEKERGISITTSVMQFPYKNCLVNLLDTPGHEDFSEDTYRTLTAVDSCLMVIDVAKGVEARTIKLMEVTRLRDTPIITFMNKMDRDVRDPMEVMDEVEDILKIKCAPITWPIGMGKEFKGVYNILTDEIFLYQTGQGHTIQEKRVIKGIDNPELDKVIGNYADDLREELELVAGASHEFNLEEFLNGELTPVFFGTALGNFGVDHMLDGLTRWAPKPLPRETDTRIVNAEEEKFSGFVFKIQANMDPKHRDRIAFMRICSGKYEKGMKMKQVRIGKDVRIADAVTFMAGDRSNVEQAYAGDIIGLHNHGSIQIGDTFTAGEDMKFSGIPNFAPEMFRRIRLRDPLKAKQLQKGLIQLSEEGAVQVFRPFNSNDMIVGAVGVLQFEVVVQRLKTEYKVDAIYEPISVATARWCTCDNERTLEQFEKKAYDYLALDGGNNLTYIAPTMVNLSLAQERHPDIVFHKTREH from the coding sequence ATGTCTGTACAACAGCAGGAAGTCGACCTTCGACGCACCTTCGCTATTATTTCCCATCCTGATGCGGGTAAAACGACGATCACTGAAAAGGTTTTGCTTTTTGGTCAAGCTTTACAAAAAGCCGGTACCGTAAAAGGTAAAAAGTCGGGGCAACATGCGAAATCTGACTGGATGGAAATGGAAAAAGAACGTGGTATTTCAATCACCACCTCGGTAATGCAATTTCCCTATAAAAACTGTTTAGTTAATTTACTCGATACGCCGGGTCATGAAGACTTCTCAGAAGATACTTACCGTACCTTAACCGCTGTTGACTCTTGCCTAATGGTAATCGACGTAGCTAAGGGTGTAGAAGCCCGTACCATTAAATTAATGGAAGTTACTCGTCTGCGTGACACCCCCATTATTACCTTTATGAATAAAATGGACCGTGATGTTCGCGATCCAATGGAAGTAATGGATGAAGTTGAAGACATCCTAAAAATCAAATGTGCCCCTATTACCTGGCCAATCGGCATGGGTAAAGAATTCAAGGGTGTGTATAACATTTTAACCGATGAAATATTTTTATATCAAACAGGCCAAGGCCACACTATTCAAGAAAAACGTGTGATTAAAGGCATTGATAACCCAGAGTTAGATAAAGTTATTGGTAACTACGCTGATGATTTACGCGAAGAGTTAGAACTTGTTGCTGGCGCGTCACATGAGTTTAATCTTGAAGAGTTTTTAAATGGTGAGCTTACACCAGTATTTTTTGGTACTGCATTAGGTAACTTTGGTGTTGACCATATGCTTGACGGCTTAACGCGCTGGGCACCAAAACCTTTACCTCGTGAAACTGATACTCGCATAGTTAACGCTGAAGAAGAAAAATTCTCAGGCTTTGTTTTTAAAATTCAAGCCAATATGGACCCAAAACATCGTGACCGTATTGCTTTTATGCGTATTTGTTCAGGCAAATATGAAAAAGGCATGAAAATGAAACAAGTACGCATCGGCAAAGACGTAAGAATTGCTGACGCGGTAACCTTTATGGCCGGTGACCGTTCTAATGTTGAGCAAGCCTATGCTGGTGACATTATTGGTTTACATAACCATGGCAGTATTCAAATTGGCGACACCTTTACCGCTGGTGAAGATATGAAGTTTAGCGGCATACCAAACTTTGCCCCTGAAATGTTCCGTCGTATTCGTTTACGCGACCCGCTTAAAGCCAAACAATTACAAAAAGGTCTTATCCAGTTGTCTGAAGAAGGCGCTGTGCAGGTATTTAGACCTTTCAACTCGAACGATATGATCGTTGGCGCGGTTGGTGTATTGCAGTTTGAAGTAGTCGTTCAACGTTTAAAAACTGAATACAAAGTAGACGCTATTTACGAGCCTATCAGCGTGGCAACAGCGCGTTGGTGTACTTGCGATAATGAGCGCACGTTAGAGCAATTTGAAAAGAAAGCTTATGACTACCTAGCACTCGATGGCGGTAATAACTTAACTTACATCGCCCCGACTATGGTGAACTTAAGCCTAGCGCAAGAACGTCATCCAGATATTGTGTTTCACAAAACACGTGAGCACTAA
- a CDS encoding GGDEF domain-containing protein, whose product MAGSFRHKQFGAIILLDLDGFKAVNDTYGHNVGDQILIEVGKRLQSVTRENDLAARLGGDEFLLVLDRVASNADDARENSSKVAIKILSLLQQPYEYGEKKLVLGASLGVKLLGQEIITPETAIIHADQAMYEAKNAGKGQAKLYELAA is encoded by the coding sequence ATTGCCGGTAGTTTTAGGCATAAGCAATTTGGCGCAATCATACTTCTTGATTTAGACGGCTTTAAAGCAGTGAATGATACATATGGTCATAATGTTGGTGATCAAATATTGATTGAAGTTGGCAAAAGATTACAATCAGTTACTCGCGAAAATGATTTGGCTGCCCGCTTAGGTGGGGACGAATTCTTACTTGTTTTAGACCGTGTTGCTTCGAATGCAGACGATGCGAGAGAGAACTCAAGTAAAGTAGCCATTAAAATTCTGTCGCTATTGCAGCAGCCATATGAATATGGTGAGAAAAAGCTTGTCTTAGGGGCTAGTCTTGGCGTAAAACTTTTAGGACAAGAAATTATAACACCTGAGACTGCCATTATTCACGCAGATCAAGCTATGTATGAAGCTAAAAACGCAGGCAAGGGGCAAGCTAAGCTTTATGAGCTAGCAGCTTAA